From the Polaribacter gangjinensis genome, the window GCAATGTTCGCAAAGCAGTTGGATTATATTAATTTAGCGTTTGTCTTGTGTGGTTTTATCGAATGCGATGAGGTTTAACATGGCTCGTAATCTTGAGCGAACTCGGTTGCCGTACATCGTTTCGATTTCTGAAGCTGATAGGTTGGTAGTGATGTGTGTTATAACTTTTCTTGAGATGAATAGATCATATCTTGAGAGAATTATTTCTGCCATCACATTGCATTCATTTCCATAATATTTTAAATTGCTTTCTACTCCTAAATCGTCAAAGCAATAATTTTTGTATTGGGATTGAGAGTAACTACCACGGCTGTATCGATGTATGATTTCGTAGCCTTCTTTTATGAATTCAAAACTTATATCGCGACATGTTCTTATAAAGAATTTATTTTCTTTTTGGGTTATGTATTTCATTATTGTCATTAATGAGGTTTTACCCGAGCCTACCGGTCCAGAAAGAAGAATTCCTTTTGATAGATCAATACCAAATCGACTTGTTGTTCTCTCATCTTTTAAAAAATAAGCTATCAGTTTTGTAATGTTTTCCATATCGTCATCGATGAAATGAAAATTTGGGCCATACTCTTGTTTGGCTTTTGTCTCTAACCATGTTAGGATTTCTGGATAGTTGTATTGTGAGCCCATAGTTGAAAGTTAACGGTTACCAGTTTACAGATTGTTTGTAATATGAACAGATCCTGAAACAAGTTCAGGATGACAAGATTGTCACAATGGTTCTGCATAATTTTTGTCTTCTACAACTTGTAAATGTTTCGCTTTTGGTTGTTCTTTAACTTGATTATTTTGAGGAAGATTTATTGTGAATTTTGCGGTATTTAGCATCCAATTCCGAGCTGCTGCATTCCAATCTATCATTTTTGTTTTACCACCAATAAGCCAACCGTTGCTAGTGTAATAATTATAAAATCGTTCGGCTTCAAATTCTGAATACTCTTCTTGTTTGAAATATTCTTTGACTTGTTCGATTGATGGATTTTCTATTTCTCTTTTTTTCGCGGAACTTTTTTTCTCTTTTTTTTCAACTTCTAAAAATTCACCTTCATTAAAAATTTTAAAATTGGTGTCTATAGATATGTTTTTATTGTTTTTAGATGTTTTGTTATTGTTATATATATTGGGTTCATTGACTTGTTCAGTGACGTTACTATTAGCTTGGTTATTTATTGGTATGGTTTGGACAATAATTGAACTGGTTTGACTTTTAAAAACCGCTTTTCTATCTGATAAATCATGTAGAATTACTTCAGAACCTGAATACGGATTATATGAAGGTAGATAATCAATAAATCCCATGTTTTGCAATTCTTTTATGCATTTGTGATAAGTAGCTTTGGAAGCTATGCGACTGGTTTTCATCATTTCATCACGAGAAATTGCAATTGGGTTCTTAAACCGATTGATGTTCCAACTTTGAAATAAAGCTAGATATAGACTTATATGTGTTGGATAAATGGTTTCTTCAGATGCTATGCGAATGAAGAAACCGGTTAGGTGTTTTATGTAATTCATTGCTGAAGTATTAAGATTGGAGTATTAAGTATTAAGACAAGAACCTGTCCTTCGTCAAGCTCTGGATTTAAGTTCAGGTTGACAAAGCACATTTATTTGAAAAGTGTAGGCAAGGCATTTACTTTATTGCCGTGAAGGAGCTTTTGAATGTCTGTATTGTCATAATACATAATCCCACCAACTTTGGTGTAAGTTAGTGTTCCATTGATACGGAGGTTTTGTAAAGTACTTGAAGAAATGTTTAACAGTTTACGGACTTCATTGGATTTGAGCCACTGTTTTGTTTGTTGTGGTTTGGATTGAATGATTTCTTTTAAATCATTCAAAAGAAGACTACGGAATTCGTTTAAATCTTCGATAGTAATAATTTGTACTGCCATAACTGATGTTTTAGATTGTTATGGTACAAAATTGTGGCGTTTGATTTATTTTCTTTCACAACGGGGTTCATGTTGTGAACGATTTTTATTTAAAGTACCTCATCTGAATTGTTCATCCTAGTCAATAATTTTTCATTTAAAGTTGTTATAAACTTTGTTCTATCATTCTTACGGGCTTTAATTTCAAGGAATGTTCTACGATATTGCCCTAAATCAATTTCAAAAATATGCTCAAAATATTCAGCAATATCTTTAAGGTCTGCAGCACCATTATTAAAAGCTCCTTCAGTATGTAATGCAAAAAGAAGTTCAGTTAACGCTACTTTTGAGCCTGTCCACATCATTTTTATGTTCGGTTGGCGTTGTGATTTTTCAGTAGTTCCTTTATTTTCAATCATAATTAGTTTATTTTCAAGATATAATTGAATTAAGTCATTAGCTAATATTTTTGCTACTTTATAATCATGAGAAGTTGAAAAATTAGTATCTGTTTCAAAATAATAGCTATTTAATGCTAATTTCACATCAAACTTCCCTCTTAGAAAATATTTGTAATCCAAATAATTATTTCCAGAGCGAAAATATTTGTAAAATTCTAATTCATTATCAAAAAATGATTTAAGTTTTATAAGTTCATTATTGTAATATTTTTTTAAAATACGATTGCCTCCATTTGGCTTTTTCATTTCAATTTTAAGGATTGAATTGTAATAAATAATCTTTGATGTAAATTGGGGTTTAATTTCCTTAAAAAAATATATTTCTTCATCTTGACTTTTGAATTGACTTTTAATAACTACATTTTTTAAATTCTCTTTAGCTTTTAAAGTTATCTCAATAGCCTTTTCACAACGCTTAATTTCATTGTCTATTTCAAGATCAATGAAATTAAGTTGTTCATTTAGGTCTGTTTGTAGATTTATTATTTTTTGATTCAAAGTCTTAAAATATTTAAGGATATAGTTTTAATAATTTGATGAGTTCCTAATCGAATAAATATTTATATTTTATAAAGTTCCTTTACTTCATTCAGAATTTTTACTATTCTATCAGATGTAATCTGCATTTTTTCTAATACAATTTTATTTTCATAAAGTTCTTTAACTAAAATTATATCTTTAGAAATAAGAGTTGTTTTTTCGTCTTTTGAAAGATTTATTAAAGTAGTAATTGGATAAAGATCAAATGAATCAATATTGTCTTTAATTCCGTTATTTAACGGATAATCCCAACTAAGTAAAGTTAAACCAACGCATTTCGCATAATTTATTGCATCAATAGTAAACCTGGTATTAGTAACCAACCAGCCTTGTTTGAGATGTGTAGTGTTTTTAGAATTAGTATTCCACTGTTTTTGGATGTCTAAAAATCTTGAATTAATGTATAAAGGAATTTTTACATTACTAACTGCATTAGCGTCAGAATGAAATTTGCATTCAATTGCATAAACGCTTCCTTCTTTTTCAGCTAAAACAT encodes:
- a CDS encoding transcriptional regulator; protein product: MNYIKHLTGFFIRIASEETIYPTHISLYLALFQSWNINRFKNPIAISRDEMMKTSRIASKATYHKCIKELQNMGFIDYLPSYNPYSGSEVILHDLSDRKAVFKSQTSSIIVQTIPINNQANSNVTEQVNEPNIYNNNKTSKNNKNISIDTNFKIFNEGEFLEVEKKEKKSSAKKREIENPSIEQVKEYFKQEEYSEFEAERFYNYYTSNGWLIGGKTKMIDWNAAARNWMLNTAKFTINLPQNNQVKEQPKAKHLQVVEDKNYAEPL
- a CDS encoding helix-turn-helix domain-containing protein; translation: MAVQIITIEDLNEFRSLLLNDLKEIIQSKPQQTKQWLKSNEVRKLLNISSSTLQNLRINGTLTYTKVGGIMYYDNTDIQKLLHGNKVNALPTLFK
- a CDS encoding RteC domain-containing protein; translation: MNQKIINLQTDLNEQLNFIDLEIDNEIKRCEKAIEITLKAKENLKNVVIKSQFKSQDEEIYFFKEIKPQFTSKIIYYNSILKIEMKKPNGGNRILKKYYNNELIKLKSFFDNELEFYKYFRSGNNYLDYKYFLRGKFDVKLALNSYYFETDTNFSTSHDYKVAKILANDLIQLYLENKLIMIENKGTTEKSQRQPNIKMMWTGSKVALTELLFALHTEGAFNNGAADLKDIAEYFEHIFEIDLGQYRRTFLEIKARKNDRTKFITTLNEKLLTRMNNSDEVL
- a CDS encoding restriction endonuclease, whose product is MKQKPIFIKKNSFDVEPFSTQKLEHSLLRSGASEEEIENIISKIQTEIYDGISSIEIYKKVFAYLKKSNRTSASRYSLKRAIFDLGPTGYPFERLVAALLREKGFKTSVSVILNGECVTHEIDVLAEKEGSVYAIECKFHSDANAVSNVKIPLYINSRFLDIQKQWNTNSKNTTHLKQGWLVTNTRFTIDAINYAKCVGLTLLSWDYPLNNGIKDNIDSFDLYPITTLINLSKDEKTTLISKDIILVKELYENKIVLEKMQITSDRIVKILNEVKELYKI